A single region of the Lotus japonicus ecotype B-129 chromosome 4, LjGifu_v1.2 genome encodes:
- the LOC130715319 gene encoding RING-H2 finger protein ATL47-like — MNPAVIFILVILAIVVFISALLQLLVRFLMKQQNRPSGSSIFQSNRNPTEMSESDPYQRQLQQLFNLPDLGLDQAFIDSLPIFLYEEIIGLKEAFDFDCAVCLSQFSEQDMLRLLPICNHAFHIHCIDTWLLTNSTCPLCRGSLYESAFEFEFAIENPVYVLEERVREEECGGVSGSGGGSCCDAAAASVSKHAEKENHIMNGKRVFSVRLGKFRSSNNGPGVERSEGECSSTTTTSVLDVRRCYSMGSFQYVVADSDLQVALCTNRGDRGGGSMRQLKGRLAQYGNSPIVEDVVEEKKINIAGTGESYSVSKIWLWSRKDKVSNSLEPHLDNSYVTATLPWKNGAQGT, encoded by the coding sequence ATGAACCCTGCAGTTATTTTCATCCTAGTAATTTTAGCAATTGTGGTTTTCATCTCTGCTCTCCTTCAATTGCTAGTTAGATTTCTCATGAAGCAGCAAAACAGGCCCTCTGGTTCATCAATTTTCCAATCCAATAGAAACCCTACTGAAATGTCTGAATCTGATCCTTACCAGAGACAGTTACAGCAGCTCTTCAATCTCCCTGATTTAGGGTTAGATCAGGCTTTCATTGATTCCCTCCCAATTTTCCTCTACGAAGAGATTATAGGTTTGAAAGAGGCATTTGATTTTGACTGTGCAGTTTGCCTTTCCCAATTCTCAGAACAAGACATGCTCAGATTGCTGCCAATTTGTAACCATGCTTTTCACATTCACTGCATAGACACTTGGCTTCTCACCAATTCAACTTGTCCTCTTTGTAGAGGGAGTCTTTATGAATCAgcctttgaatttgaatttgcaATTGAAAATCCAGTTTATGTTTTGGAGGAACGTGTGAGGGAAGAAGAGTGTGGGGGGGTTTCAGGAAGTGGTGGTGGTTCTTGTTGTgatgctgctgctgcttctgtTAGCAAACACGCAGAGAAAGAAAATCACATAATGAATGGGAAAAGGGTGTTTTCTGTCAGGCTTGGAAAATTTAGAAGCTCAAATAATGGACCAGGGGTGGAAAGAAGTGAAGGAGAGTGCAGCAGTACTACTACTACTAGTGTTCTTGATGTTAGGAGATGCTATTCAATGGGGTCTTTTCAGTATGTGGTTGCTGATTCAGATTTGCAAGTGGCATTATGCACCAATAGAGGTGATAGAGGTGGTGGTAGTATGAGACAATTGAAAGGGAGATTAGCCCAATATGGGAATTCACCCATTGTTGAGGATGTAGTTGAGGAGAAAAAAATCAACATTGCTGGGACAGGGGAAAGCTATTCTGTTTCCAAGATCTGGCTGTGGTCCAGGAAGGATAAGGTCTCAAATTCACTAGAACCTCATTTGGATAATTCTTATGTCACTGCAACTTTGCCATGGAAGAATGGAGCTCAAGGTACATGA